A DNA window from Boseongicola sp. contains the following coding sequences:
- a CDS encoding MBL fold metallo-hydrolase, producing the protein MQRSLRYPYESPPGPGEAIEVAEGILWLRFPLPMALDHVNVYALDEGDGWTIVDTGFDTKRARSIWQKVLDGPLAGKPVKRVVVTHHHPDHIGLAGWFQAEHGAELLTTRTAWLMERMLTLDVQDRPAPETVEFWKAAGMAPDILAERLVARPFNFADVVAPLPLGYTRLQDEQYLELGGRSWMVLTGNGHAPEHATLWSSDSSIVLGGDQLLPSISPNLGVYATEPTADPVAEWMESCERFKIFALPNQMILPGHKLPFVGLPTRLDQLIENHESALRRLDEHLSEPRTAVECFLPLFKRQIGDGEYGLAMVEAMAHCLHLWHLGRVSRVVRDDGAYMWQTKG; encoded by the coding sequence ATGCAAAGGTCACTTCGATATCCCTATGAATCGCCGCCCGGTCCGGGCGAAGCCATTGAGGTGGCCGAAGGTATCTTGTGGTTGCGGTTTCCGCTGCCGATGGCGCTGGACCATGTGAATGTCTATGCACTGGATGAAGGCGATGGCTGGACTATTGTGGACACGGGGTTCGATACCAAGCGCGCGCGGAGTATCTGGCAAAAGGTCCTGGATGGCCCACTTGCCGGGAAGCCCGTGAAACGAGTCGTGGTCACCCATCATCATCCGGACCACATTGGGTTGGCGGGATGGTTTCAGGCAGAACATGGTGCAGAGTTGCTGACAACTCGCACCGCCTGGCTGATGGAACGGATGTTGACGCTGGATGTTCAGGACCGTCCGGCACCGGAGACTGTGGAATTCTGGAAGGCCGCCGGAATGGCGCCGGATATTCTGGCCGAACGTTTAGTCGCGCGACCGTTCAATTTTGCCGACGTGGTTGCGCCATTGCCACTGGGATACACCCGGTTGCAGGACGAGCAATATCTGGAATTGGGCGGGCGGTCCTGGATGGTTTTGACCGGCAACGGACATGCGCCCGAGCATGCAACGCTCTGGTCCAGCGATTCATCTATCGTTCTTGGCGGGGATCAGTTGTTGCCTTCAATCTCGCCTAATCTTGGGGTCTATGCGACTGAGCCCACGGCTGATCCGGTGGCGGAATGGATGGAAAGTTGCGAGCGATTCAAGATTTTTGCGCTTCCTAACCAAATGATTCTGCCGGGTCACAAATTGCCGTTTGTCGGACTGCCCACGCGGTTGGATCAATTGATCGAAAACCATGAAAGCGCATTGCGCCGCCTGGATGAACATCTGAGCGAGCCTCGCACGGCAGTCGAGTGTTTCCTTCCTCTATTCAAACGCCAGATTGGCGATGGTGAGTATGGCTTGGCGATGGTCGAGGCGATGGCGCATTGTTTGCATCTGTGGCACCTTGGGCGCGTTTCGCGCGTAGTGCGGGATGATGGCGCTTATATGTGGCAGACAAAGGGGTAA
- a CDS encoding aa3-type cytochrome c oxidase subunit IV gives MSDHKHGEMKIEDHERTFVGFIRWSKNVAIFSIGILIFLAIFNT, from the coding sequence ATGTCCGATCACAAGCATGGCGAAATGAAGATCGAAGACCACGAGCGGACGTTTGTTGGCTTTATACGCTGGTCGAAGAACGTTGCGATCTTTTCGATTGGCATTCTGATTTTCCTGGCGATCTTTAACACCTGA
- a CDS encoding AzlD domain-containing protein, whose protein sequence is MSYSTFEIWTIIVLLGIGTYFSRFSFFGLVGDRKMPDWVLRHLRYTPVAVLPGLVAPLAIWPVATDGDPDPARLAAAFAALALSYLTKNMLWGVIAGGATLIVLQNLL, encoded by the coding sequence ATGAGCTATTCAACCTTTGAAATCTGGACCATCATCGTCCTACTCGGGATAGGCACATACTTCAGCCGCTTCTCGTTTTTTGGCCTGGTCGGCGATCGGAAGATGCCCGATTGGGTACTGCGACACCTCCGTTATACCCCTGTGGCTGTGCTTCCGGGTCTGGTTGCTCCGCTGGCAATCTGGCCCGTCGCAACCGATGGTGATCCCGACCCAGCGCGACTGGCAGCAGCTTTTGCGGCTCTGGCGCTCAGCTATCTGACGAAGAATATGCTTTGGGGAGTTATCGCTGGCGGTGCGACTTTGATAGTTCTGCAGAACCTGCTCTAA
- a CDS encoding branched-chain amino acid ABC transporter permease, translating to MASTTTKSAFRAGFIAGLPFVVIGIPFAMLFGVVATEAGLTVPQTMGFSVLVIAGASQFTAVQLMTEAVPVWVVLAASLAVNLRMAMYSASLQPHLREATFWQRVLVAYLNVDASYAVSISRYEDPPELTTHEKVTFFMGTMILTFPLWFIFTYVGAVAGSAIPEGIALDFAMPILFFSLVGPMLKTLAHLAAAVSSVVLALIFTILPSGIGILIAGVIAMAVGAEVERRRGR from the coding sequence ATGGCATCGACCACCACAAAATCGGCGTTTCGCGCAGGCTTTATTGCCGGCCTTCCCTTTGTCGTGATCGGCATTCCGTTTGCGATGCTTTTTGGCGTGGTTGCAACCGAGGCTGGATTAACTGTTCCACAGACAATGGGTTTTTCGGTTTTAGTAATTGCTGGTGCGTCGCAATTCACAGCCGTCCAACTGATGACCGAGGCCGTACCAGTATGGGTTGTTCTGGCCGCGTCTCTGGCAGTTAATTTGCGGATGGCCATGTATTCGGCCAGCCTGCAACCCCACTTGCGCGAAGCAACGTTCTGGCAGCGGGTTCTGGTTGCCTATCTAAATGTCGACGCCAGCTATGCCGTCTCGATCAGCCGCTATGAAGACCCACCAGAGCTTACAACACACGAAAAAGTCACGTTTTTCATGGGCACAATGATCCTGACGTTCCCTTTGTGGTTCATCTTCACCTATGTGGGCGCCGTCGCCGGTTCCGCCATCCCCGAGGGCATCGCGCTCGATTTTGCCATGCCAATCCTATTCTTCTCGCTGGTTGGCCCAATGCTGAAAACACTGGCGCACCTGGCTGCCGCCGTAAGCTCTGTCGTGCTGGCACTGATCTTCACGATCCTGCCCTCGGGCATCGGCATTCTGATTGCCGGGGTAATCGCCATGGCCGTTGGGGCCGAGGTGGAAAGGCGACGCGGACGATGA
- a CDS encoding sulfurtransferase FdhD: MQGDNADQFLIRPDPLDDGLTRAVSGLDEHGRPSEIAVVEERPLTIFLNGQEIVTAMTIGDYPKYLALGFLKNQGMLQEGEVVLGVDFDRDLETVVVRTDGETDYEEKLKKKTRTSGCAVGTVFGDMMEGLEGISLPSTEVRTSWLYALADQINRTPSLYLAAGAIHGTVLCQGDRPLVYMEDVGRHNAVDKIAGWMLSEGVTGDDKILYTTGRLTSEMVIKCAMMGIPALASRSGFTAWGVDIAREVGLTLIGRMRGRRFICLAGEDRLVRDADPKSVSDDERRNRRKGAKE, from the coding sequence ATGCAGGGTGACAATGCGGATCAATTCCTGATCAGGCCAGATCCGTTGGATGACGGTCTGACCCGAGCCGTCAGTGGGCTGGACGAGCATGGCCGCCCCAGCGAAATTGCTGTGGTTGAAGAGCGGCCTTTGACGATCTTCCTGAACGGGCAGGAGATTGTGACGGCAATGACCATCGGGGACTATCCAAAGTATCTTGCGCTTGGGTTCTTGAAGAACCAGGGCATGCTGCAGGAAGGCGAAGTGGTTCTGGGTGTCGATTTCGACAGAGATTTGGAAACTGTCGTGGTGCGCACCGACGGCGAGACGGATTACGAAGAGAAGCTGAAAAAGAAAACCCGCACCAGTGGTTGCGCAGTTGGGACTGTGTTTGGCGACATGATGGAGGGGCTGGAAGGTATCAGCCTGCCGAGCACCGAAGTGCGCACATCTTGGCTTTATGCGCTGGCGGACCAGATCAACCGCACGCCGTCGCTTTATCTGGCGGCGGGCGCCATTCATGGCACGGTGCTGTGTCAGGGCGACCGCCCTTTGGTCTATATGGAAGACGTCGGACGCCATAATGCGGTCGACAAAATTGCAGGCTGGATGCTGTCGGAGGGCGTAACAGGCGACGACAAGATACTTTACACCACCGGACGGCTAACATCGGAAATGGTCATTAAATGCGCGATGATGGGCATCCCGGCGCTTGCGTCGCGGTCTGGGTTTACAGCATGGGGCGTCGATATTGCGCGCGAGGTTGGCTTGACGTTGATTGGCAGAATGAGGGGGCGCAGGTTCATTTGCCTGGCCGGTGAAGATCGCCTGGTTCGGGATGCAGATCCCAAATCTGTCAGCGACGACGAGCGTCGAAACAGACGCAAGGGGGCGAAGGAATGA
- the mobA gene encoding molybdenum cofactor guanylyltransferase MobA produces the protein MKQPLGVILAGGLATRMGGGDKGLLPLGGGTIMSQVVARLQPQVADLALNANGDASRFDDLGLPVIPDSVDGFAGPLAGVLAGLDWAAEKGATHIVTAAADTPFFPCDLVPQLMLAADVAGKPIALARTENGRHPTFGYWPVDLRNDLRAALMDGVRKVVAWTDEHGTAMADFDDQPFDPFFNVNTPEDLERAQTLLEAST, from the coding sequence GTGAAGCAACCCTTAGGTGTCATTTTGGCAGGTGGTTTGGCGACTCGGATGGGCGGCGGCGACAAGGGTTTGTTGCCCCTGGGCGGCGGCACGATCATGAGCCAAGTGGTGGCACGGTTGCAGCCACAAGTTGCAGATCTGGCGTTAAATGCAAACGGCGACGCCAGCCGGTTTGATGACCTGGGACTGCCGGTAATTCCGGATTCTGTCGACGGGTTCGCCGGACCACTGGCGGGGGTTCTGGCTGGTCTCGACTGGGCTGCCGAAAAAGGGGCTACCCACATTGTAACGGCTGCAGCTGACACGCCCTTTTTCCCTTGTGATCTGGTGCCCCAGCTCATGCTCGCTGCTGATGTTGCGGGTAAACCCATCGCGCTTGCGCGCACCGAAAACGGACGACATCCAACATTTGGATATTGGCCGGTAGATTTACGCAACGATCTGCGCGCGGCATTGATGGATGGCGTGCGCAAGGTCGTTGCCTGGACAGACGAGCACGGGACTGCGATGGCTGACTTCGACGACCAGCCGTTTGATCCATTTTTCAACGTCAACACGCCGGAAGATCTTGAGCGTGCCCAAACCCTACTGGAGGCATCAACATGA
- the mobB gene encoding molybdopterin-guanine dinucleotide biosynthesis protein B encodes MKVYGVVGWKNSGKTGLVTRLVAEFVARGFMVSTIKHAHHAFDVDHEGTDSFRHRAAGASEVMLTSGARWALMHELRDAPEPGFDDLRQRLSPVDLVLVEGYKLENFPKIEVHRAVSKADILGEGDDNVRAIASDCGKILTGRPAFQLDDTNAIADFIQSELQL; translated from the coding sequence ATGAAGGTTTACGGAGTTGTCGGATGGAAAAACTCAGGCAAAACAGGGCTTGTAACACGGTTGGTGGCCGAGTTTGTGGCGCGCGGCTTTATGGTTTCGACTATCAAGCATGCCCACCACGCCTTTGATGTGGATCATGAGGGCACCGACAGTTTTCGCCATCGTGCCGCCGGAGCCAGTGAAGTTATGCTGACCAGCGGTGCCCGCTGGGCCCTGATGCATGAGTTGCGTGATGCGCCCGAGCCTGGGTTTGATGATCTTCGGCAAAGGCTTTCACCCGTGGATTTGGTGCTGGTCGAGGGATACAAGTTAGAGAATTTCCCTAAAATCGAGGTTCATCGCGCTGTCAGCAAGGCCGATATCCTTGGCGAAGGAGACGACAATGTACGTGCCATTGCATCGGACTGCGGCAAGATACTGACCGGTCGCCCAGCTTTTCAGCTTGATGATACCAACGCCATCGCGGATTTCATTCAATCCGAGCTTCAGTTATGA
- a CDS encoding molybdopterin molybdenumtransferase MoeA (is involved in the formation of active molybdenum cofactor and the chelation of molybdenum), with amino-acid sequence MSDLKPPRLNNDCFALPPGVDWTPVDQALERLEAGMVCVTAVETKPAVEAAGLILAEDVLAQRANPPAANSAVDGYGFAHAATGGGDQKLPLVSGRAAAGQPYSGNVPAGKAVRILTGALLPGGVDTVILEEDVAHDETHIAFNGPVKLGANCRRAGEDVDAGQVVATAGKRLGPPERAILAATGVTEVQVRRPLKVGVLSTGDELAAPGSTFDLARTFDANRPMLLSLLAEWGFEAVDLEHVGDDREKLRGVLDASARKVDAILTSGGASAGDEDHLAAILGEEGFRQDWRIALKPGRPLALGLWNGCPIFGLPGNPVAALVCAMIFARPALGVMAGEPWKTPQSFKVPAAFAKTKKPGRREYLRARMTADGRAEVFASEGSGRISGLAWADGLVELGDGGQKIAAGDLVRYIPFASFR; translated from the coding sequence ATGTCCGATCTAAAGCCACCAAGGCTGAATAACGACTGTTTTGCATTGCCGCCGGGCGTCGATTGGACGCCGGTAGATCAGGCATTGGAGCGCCTTGAGGCGGGCATGGTTTGCGTGACGGCGGTCGAAACCAAGCCGGCAGTTGAAGCTGCCGGTCTGATCCTTGCCGAAGATGTTTTAGCGCAGCGCGCCAATCCCCCTGCCGCTAATTCTGCGGTGGACGGCTATGGGTTTGCCCATGCCGCAACAGGGGGCGGAGACCAGAAATTGCCGTTGGTGTCGGGGCGTGCAGCTGCAGGGCAGCCGTATTCCGGCAATGTGCCAGCTGGAAAAGCCGTCCGCATCTTGACCGGAGCACTGCTGCCGGGCGGAGTCGACACCGTTATTCTGGAAGAAGATGTGGCCCACGACGAAACACACATCGCGTTTAATGGTCCTGTCAAACTCGGTGCGAACTGCCGCCGCGCGGGCGAAGATGTTGATGCCGGACAAGTCGTGGCAACCGCAGGAAAGAGGCTTGGGCCACCGGAGCGCGCCATATTGGCAGCAACTGGTGTGACCGAAGTGCAGGTGCGGCGCCCACTAAAGGTTGGCGTGCTATCAACCGGGGACGAACTGGCAGCACCTGGCAGCACCTTTGATCTGGCGCGCACATTTGACGCCAACCGGCCCATGTTGTTGAGCTTGTTGGCGGAATGGGGTTTCGAAGCCGTTGATCTCGAACATGTTGGCGACGATCGCGAGAAGCTGCGCGGCGTGCTGGATGCATCTGCCAGAAAGGTCGATGCAATTTTGACTTCCGGTGGAGCCTCTGCTGGCGACGAAGATCATCTGGCGGCCATTCTTGGCGAAGAGGGTTTTCGGCAGGATTGGCGCATCGCCTTGAAGCCTGGGCGGCCTCTGGCTCTGGGACTTTGGAACGGGTGCCCAATTTTCGGCTTGCCCGGCAATCCGGTTGCTGCGCTGGTCTGCGCAATGATATTTGCGCGTCCCGCGCTTGGGGTCATGGCCGGCGAGCCCTGGAAAACGCCGCAGTCGTTTAAGGTTCCCGCCGCCTTTGCAAAGACCAAAAAACCTGGACGCCGGGAATACCTGCGCGCCAGAATGACGGCGGACGGCCGCGCAGAGGTCTTTGCTTCAGAAGGATCTGGGCGTATTTCCGGGTTGGCCTGGGCCGATGGCCTGGTCGAGTTGGGCGATGGTGGTCAAAAGATCGCTGCGGGTGATCTCGTGCGCTATATACCTTTTGCCAGCTTTCGCTGA
- a CDS encoding rhodanese-like domain-containing protein produces the protein MKTAENYLAEANAVVPKISAEDGIAKHAAGGSVFVDVRDSGEIAASGTIAGALRISRGMMEFRGDDTHALHHPGLSKDADIVLICGAGGQAALTGKTMKDMGYQNVSNVGGFSSWKEAGGPVED, from the coding sequence ATGAAGACCGCCGAAAACTATCTGGCCGAAGCCAACGCCGTCGTTCCCAAAATATCAGCCGAAGACGGCATCGCCAAACATGCCGCAGGTGGCAGCGTTTTTGTCGATGTTCGCGACAGCGGCGAAATTGCTGCCTCGGGCACAATTGCGGGCGCGCTGCGTATCTCGCGTGGCATGATGGAGTTTCGCGGTGACGACACCCACGCCCTGCATCATCCAGGCCTGAGCAAGGATGCCGATATCGTTTTGATCTGCGGTGCCGGTGGACAGGCCGCGTTGACCGGCAAGACCATGAAGGACATGGGGTATCAGAACGTCTCTAATGTTGGCGGGTTTTCGTCCTGGAAAGAGGCTGGCGGTCCGGTCGAAGACTAA